The following proteins come from a genomic window of Clupea harengus chromosome 22, Ch_v2.0.2, whole genome shotgun sequence:
- the LOC116218407 gene encoding zinc finger and SCAN domain-containing protein 21-like gives MMATQEDFQRQFTSIMENLLHSAVSETTKLFENAVQEMKAEVVRIRKQNDNIKVTSALVEQSCSPCLQHGENNEGRNSPPDPDGNQQFTLLFIKQEEADLYDHTPSCLFPLAEDESKPFVVQQIETPVLSQEADPSPSDKTSAPFTHNPTPSPPQSAQEPAPSASVGTSQIQEFNPLDSLHVSLDLMPDIQEEKPVMLLQPPTPISTDAADGSMSATPNEPATPKTEQVDCEIDQQSLRSHPATHHDQPRRTSPRKSKSKYCCVVAQPQAKNVLQENDDDDSTAQKRQAVVTLTHQQSLRSHPVTPHDQPKRTSTRQSKYRCLLGVEAPQPNAQDIQQSNETSVPKNVHKETGKNSSKQPDKDKPGKNHRHKNQCEVCGRILSSASSLEHHQRVHRGERPFVCDMCGKSFPDGKGLRRHLLIHTAGKRHQCLECGKMFVYLFHLTSHQVTHTGQRPFPCNVCEKHFSSKATLANHTRLHTGEKPFGCTLCGRTFTHRISFNTHMQRHRGERRYVCLTCNKRFMDPNNLKAHKRIHTGERPYQCKMCGKRFIQSAHLKKHAKTQH, from the exons ATGATGGCAACTCAAGAAGATTTTCAACGTCAGTTCACATCTATTATGGAAAACCTTTTGCATTCAGCTGTTTCCGAAACGACGAAGCTCTTCGAGAATGCAGTGCAAGAAATGAAAGCAGAGGTGGTCCGGATAAGAAAACAGAACGACAACATAAAAG TAACATCAGCCCTGGTGGAACAGTCCTGCAGCCCTTGTTTGCAACATGGAGAGAACAACGAGGGCAGAAATTCGCCCCCCGATCCAGATGGAAACCAACAGTTTACGTTGCTTTTTATCAAACAAGAG GAGGCAGACCTGTATGACCACACGCCTTCCTGCCTCTTTCCGCTTGCAGAAGACGAGTCAAAGCCCTTTGTGGTGCAGCAGATTGAGACACCAGTTTTGTCTCAAGAAGCTGATCCTAGTCCATCAGATAAAACCTCAGCCCCGTTCACCCATAATCCCACTCCTTCCCCACCTCAATCTGCGCAAGAGCCTGCTCCATCAGCATCTGTTGGGACATCACAAATACAAGAATTTAATCCTTTAGAcagtctccatgtctctctcgaCCTGATGCCTGATATACAGGAGGAAAAGCCTGTCATGCTGCTGCAACCACCCACACCCATCTCAACAGATGCAGCCGATGGAAGCATGTCTGCAACACCAAACGAGCCTGCCACCCCAAAAACAGAGCAAGTTGACTGTGAAATAGATCAGCAAAGCTTGAGATCACATCCAGCGACTCACCACGACCAGCCTAGAAGGACAAGCCCCAGGAAGTCAAAGTCAAAATACTGTTGTGTGGTGGCCCAACCCCAGGCAAAAAATGTCCTACAGGAAAATGATGACGACGATTCCACAGCCCAGAAGCGGCAAGCAGTGGTCACTTTAACCCATCAGCAAAGCTTGAGATCACATCCAGTGACTCCCCATGACCAGCCTAAAAGAACAAGCACCAGGCAGTCAAAGTATCGCTGCCTGTTGGGTGTGGAAGCACCTCAGCCTAATGCACAAGATATCCAGCAATCAAATGAGACCAGTGTTCCCAAAAATGTTCACAAGGAAACAGGCAAGAATAGTTCCAAGCAGCCTGACAAGGACAAACCTGGCAAGAACCACAGACACAAGAaccagtgtgaggtgtgtgggcGGATCCTGAGCAGTGCCTCTTCTCTGGAGCACCaccagagagtccacagaggggagagaccctttgtgtgtgacatgtgtgggAAGTCTTTTCCTGATGGGAAAGGCCTCAGACGTCACCTTCTTATTCACACAGCAGGCAAGCGTCATCAGTGCTTGGAGTGTGGCAAAATGTTTGTCTATCTCTTCCACCTCACCAGTCACCAGGTTACCCACACAGGCCAGAGGCCTTTTCCCTGCAATGTCTGTGAGAAGCACTTTTCATCCAAGGCAACACTGGCCAatcacacacgcctgcacacaggagaaaagccttTCGGCTGCACTCTGTGTGGCAGGACATTCACGCACCGAATATCATTCAACAcccacatgcagagacacagaggagaaagaCGTTATGTTTGCTTGACCTGTAACAAACGATTTATGGACCCCAACAACCTGAAAGCCCACAAGCGCATACACACCGGGGAGAGGCCATATCAGTGCAAGATGTGTGGCAAGAGATTCATACAGTCAGCACATCTCAAGAAACATGCCAAGACACAACACTAA
- the LOC105889480 gene encoding zinc finger protein 813-like codes for MGNIEDFQRQFTSVMENLLHLAVTETTKLFESAVQELKAEHAWIQKQNDKDTLCSYQRSIPEWSGNPCTRDIGVQVRVTPMVVERSCSPGSQHEDTDKTRFSGSFPGLLQDENQQFTLLFIKPEEADMYDYTPACLLPKLAEDCPKPFLVQHIEASVMSQEAGVLPVRPSPYQGMPDNATSPFTHNPTSSIPQAVQECALPAPVETPQSQELNPSDYFHASLELMTDTQKEKYVRLLQPPTPTPTSSLTDAADGSISATKDVAKLSYQGQPRRLSARKSKSVYRPLVDLETPQHDGENIQHANATSASTFHVPTKVRKKTGKKSYNWPSRNQPGKNEQLKSQLGRSHRNEYKCEVCERVLSSASHLKRHWKVHSVMRDSVCSKCGKVFPTERSLSGHMLIHTSDSCYQRLEDVATVETRQADDKIDQQSLGSHQKIHQDQSRRLSARKSKSVYRHLVDLETPQHDGENIQHANATSASTFHVPTKVRKKTGKKSYNWPSRNQPGKNEQLKSQLGRSHRNEYKCEVCERVLSSASHLKRHWKVHSVMRDSVCSKCGKVFPTERSLSGHMLIHTSDSCYQRLEDVATVETEQADDEIDQQSLGFPSDHFHATLELMTDTQKEKYVRLLQPPTPTLTSSLTDAADGSVSATKDVAKLSYQGQPRRLMPRKSKSIYRHLVDLDTPKPNAENILQENDTNASTCYVPTKVCKETTNKSSKQPSKNRPGKHQCEVCGRVLSSASSLEHHQRVHRERPFVCDVCGKTFPDRSGLRCHLRIHTAAKHHQCLECGKTFNFFSVLTRHKITHTGEGPFSCSLCGKRFLSEMSKGTHMRTHGVEKPHICTLCGKGFSLLGTLWRHKRTHTGEKPYSCLTCGSRFKDRSSLREHKRIHTGEKPYQCKICGKKFRLSSGLRYHVSKGPCQETLGLITGLSHSTGK; via the exons ATGGGAAATATTGAAGATTTTCAACGTCAGTTCACATCTGTTATGGAGAACCTTTTGCATTTAGCTGTTACTGAAACGACGAAACTCTTCGAAAGTGCAGTGCAGGAATTGAAAGCAGAGCACGCATGGATACAAAAACAGAACGATAAAGATACTCTTTGTTCATACCAAAGAAGTATACCGGAATGGAGTGGAAATCCATGCACACGAGATATCGGCGTACAAGTTCGCG TAACGCCTATGGTGGTGGAGCGGTCCTGCAGCCCTGGTTCACAACATGAAGACACAGACAAAACCAGATTTTCGGGTTCGTTTCCAGGTCTTTTACAGGACGAAAACCAACAGTTTACGTTGCTCTTTATCAAGCCAGAG GAGGCAGATATGTATGACTACACCCCTGCTTGTCTCTTGCCAAAGCTTGCAGAAGACTGCCCAAAACCCTTTCTGGTGCAGCATATTGAGGCATCAGTTATGTCTCAGGAAGCTGGTGTGTTACCAGTCAGACCATCTCCATACCAGGGTATGCCAGATAACGCCACAAGTCCGTTCACCCATAATCCCACTTCATCCATACCTCAAGCTGTGCAAGAGTGTGCTCTGCCAGCACCTGTTGAAACACCTCAAAGTCAAGAATTAAATCCCTCAGACTATTTCCATGCCTCTTTAGAACTGATGACTGACACACAGAAGGAAAAGTATGTGAGGCTGTTGCagccacccacacccacaccaaccaGTTCCCTGACAGATGCAGCCGATGGAAGCATATCTGCTACAAAGGATGTAGCTAAACTGAGCTACCAAGGTCAGCCTAGAAGGTTAAGTGCTAGGAAGTCAAAGTCAGTATATCGTCCCCTGGTGGATTTGGAAACACCTCAACACGATGGAGAAAATATCCAGCATGCAAATGCCACCAGTGCCTCCACATTCCATGTTCCCACAAAGGTTCGAAAAAAAACAGGCAAGAAGAGTTACAATTGGCCTAGCAGGAACCAGCCTGGCAAGAATGAACAGCTCAAGAGTCAACTTGGCAGGAGCCACAGAAACGAGTAcaagtgtgaggtgtgtgagcgtgtcctCAGCAGTGCCTCTCATCTGAAGCGCCACTGGAAGGTCCACAGTGTGATGAGAGACAGTGTATGTTCCAAGTGTGGGAAGGTTTTTCCCACTGAGAGAAGCCTCAGTGGTCATATGCTTATTCACACATCGGACAGCTGTTATCAGCGCTTGGAGGATGTCGCTACTGTGGAAACAAGGCAAGCTGACGATAAAATAGATCAGCAAAGCTTGGGATCTCACCAAAAGATTCACCAAGATCAGTCTAGAAGGTTAAGTGCTAGGAAGTCAAAGTCAGTATATCGTCACCTGGTGGATTTGGAAACACCTCAACACGATGGAGAAAATATCCAGCATGCAAATGCCACCAGTGCCTCCACATTCCATGTTCCCACAAAGGTTCGAAAAAAAACAGGCAAGAAGAGTTACAATTGGCCTAGCAGGAACCAGCCTGGCAAGAATGAACAGCTCAAGAGTCAACTTGGCAGGAGCCACAGAAACGAGTAcaagtgtgaggtgtgtgagcgtgtcctCAGCAGTGCCTCTCATCTGAAGCGCCACTGGAAGGTCCACAGTGTGATGAGAGACAGTGTATGTTCCAAGTGTGGGAAGGTTTTTCCCACTGAGAGAAGCCTCAGTGGTCATATGCTTATTCACACATCGGACAGCTGTTATCAGCGCTTGGAGGATGTCGCTACTGTGGAAACAGAGCAAGCTGACGATGAAATAGATCAGCAAAGCTTGGGATTTCCCTCAGACCATTTCCATGCCACTTTAGAACTGATGACTGACACACAGAAGGAAAAGTATGTGAGGCTGTTGCagccacccacacccacactaacCAGTTCCCTGACAGATGCAGCCGATGGAAGCGTATCTGCTACAAAGGATGTAGCTAAACTGAGCTACCAAGGTCAGCCTAGAAGGTTAATGCCTAGGAAGTCAAAGTCAATATATCGTCACCTGGTGGATCTGGACACACCTAAACCCAATGCAGAAAATATCCTGCAAGAAAATGACACCAATGCATCCACATGCTATGTTCCCACAAAGGTTTGCAAGGAAACAACCAATAAGAGTTCCAAGCAGCCTAGCAAGAACCGACCTGGCAAGCAtcaatgtgaggtgtgtgggcGGGTGCTGAGCAGTGCCTCTTCTCTGGAGCACCACCAGAGAGTCCACAGGGAGAGACCCTTCGTCTGTGACgtgtgtggaaagacttttccTGATCGGAGTGGCCTCAGATGTCACCTTCGTATTCACACAGCAGCCAAGCATCATCAGTGCTTGGAGTGTGGCAAAACGTTCAATTTTTTCAGTGTGCTCACGCGTCACAAGattacacacacaggggaggggCCATTTTCCTGCAGCTTGTGTGGCAAACGTTTTCTGTCTGAAATGTCGAAGGGCACTCACATGCGCACGCACGGGGTAGAAAAGCCTCACATCTGCACTCTGTGCGGCAAGGGATTTTCACTACTGGGGACACTGTGGCGTcacaagaggacacacactggagagaagccttaCAGTTGCCTGACCTGTGGCAGTCGATTTAAGGACCGCAGCTCTCTAAGAGAACACAAgcgaatacacactggagagaagccatatcAGTGCAAGATCTGTGGCAAAAAGTTCAGACTATCAAGTGGTCTTCGCTATCATGTCAGTAAGGGCCCATGTCAGGAAACACTAGGGTTAATCACAGGTTTGAGTCATAGCACAGGGAAATGA
- the LOC105889408 gene encoding beta-1,4 N-acetylgalactosaminyltransferase 1-like, with amino-acid sequence GHLCRIQCYFFTYRTIYFFPPCQCPSATKISRRPPTHCSCKGALLKDFFKNDSGTVRRRQEEYRKHKARTSSSLDLLLVAPANSPLQYPIQGFTVVPLQRTLIPGLGVYAPDREIYKHDTMGNKGYLGYLFIYSCHVSHLTNRSGAILKLSLVASRGLLSVEEPGTDGLVEGDGGNQLDITALSASGLNALLGRVHYTSTVYRLRTGDLVHFLFEKHNVTFPVVIQQPSVPIIFDLGEDINSQVTITTKTFLRYLELNTLIYSIRQYYKTMKIIIADDSFDPIKVNGSDIEQYFMPPGQGWFAGRTLAVSQVTTKYFLWVDDDFYFTEQTQIEKLVEVMESMPELDMCVCTQVSAVVGRSGFSYRMTYEEGQEDEGGCLLRFRGPYKETVPGFPQCSLSNVVINFFLARTDSVRKVLFDPRLKRAAHSQFFVDAVGKLLIASCNHITVDHQSKRPGNEQYHSFRKQSENDENRLLYFFKNHFSCINLKAD; translated from the exons GGACACCTCTGCAGAATCCAGTGTTATTTTTTTACTTACCGGACTATATACTTCTTCCCACCATGTCAATGTCCTAGTGCCACAAAAATCTCCAGACGTCCCCCCACACACTGCTCGTGCAAAGGGGCCTTACTGAAGGATTTCTTCAAGAACGACAGCGGTACCGTCAGGAGACGACAGGAAGAGTACAGAAAGCATAAGGCCAG AACATCATCCAGTCTCGACCTGCTTCTTGTGGCTCCTGCCAATTCGCCACTTCAATACCCCATACAGGGATTTACTGTTGTGCCTCTCCAGAGGACTCTGATACctg GTCTAGGTGTCTATGCCCCAGACAGGGAGATATATAAG CACGACACAATGGGCAATAAGGGTTACCTAGGTTACCTGTTTATTTATAGTTGCCATGTCAGCCATCTTACAAACAGGTCGGGGGCCATTCTCAAG CTGTCACTAGTGGCCTCCCGAGGCCTGCTGTCTGTAGAGGAGCCGGGCACGGATGGGCTGGTGGAGGGAGACGGAGGCAACCAGCTCGACATCACCGCCCTCAGCGCCTCTGGGCTCAATGCCCTTTTGGGCAGAGTGCACTACACCAGCACGGTGTACCGCCTCAGAACGGGCGACCTGG TGCATTTCCTGTTTGAGAAACACAATGTCACCTTTCCCGTAGTCATCCAGCAACCCTCCGTGCCCATCATATTTGATCTAGGGGAAG ATATAAACTCACAGGTGACCATCACCACCAAGACCTTCCTGAGGTACCTCGAGCTGAACACCTTGATCTACAGCATCCGCCAGTACTATAAGACCATGAAGATAATCATTGCTGATGACAGCTTTGACCCCATCAAAGTGAATGGCTCTGACATTGAACAGTACTTCATGCCTCCCGGACAG GGATGGTTTGCAGGAAGGACACTGGCTGTGTCTCAGGTCACCACTAAGTACTTCCTCTGGGTGGACGATGACTTCTACTTCACAGAGCAAACCCAGATAGAGAAGCTGGTGGAGGTCATGGAGAGCATGCCCGAGCTGGACATG TGTGTCTGTACCCAGGTGAGTGCTGTAGTAGGGCGGAGCGGGTTCAGTTACCGGATGACATACGAGGAAGGGCAGGAAGATGAGGGGGGCTGCCTGCTCCGGTTCCGTGGACCCTACAAGGAGACGGTGCCTGGTTTCCCTCAGTGTTCCCTCAGCAACGTGGTCATCAACTTCTTCCTTGCACGGACGGACTCGGTGCGGAAGGTGCTATTTGATCCCCGGCTCAAGAGGGCAGCCCACTCAC AGTTCTTTGTGGATGCTGTTGGGAAACTACTGATAGCGTCATGCAACCACATCACCGTTGACCATCAGAGCAAGAGGCCAGGGAACGAACAATACCATTCCTTCAGGAAGCAGAGTGAAAACGATGAGAACCGTCTCCTGTACTTCTTTAAAAACCACTTCAGCTGCATTAACCTAAAAGCTGACTAG
- the LOC105889482 gene encoding zinc finger protein 184-like isoform X2 gives MMKTHEDFQPQFTSVMENLLHSAVSEMTKLFENAVQEMKAESFRMKKQNDNLKDDRCLDDNHIPQCKGNPFKRDIGIQCGVTPTLAERSSSPSQYGEYVKDIFSSLPQGLLQDGNQQIALLLIKQEDYTPKCLFPKLVGDQPKPFLVQQIQVPVMSQQADPSPSDKTTAPFTHNPSPSPPQSLQEPAPSASVETSQIQGFNPLDSLHASLDLMPDIQEEKPVMLLQPPTPISTDAADGSMSATPNEAATPKTEQVDCEIDQQSLRSHPVTHHDQPRRTSPRKSKSKYCCVEALETAQPQAKNLLQENDDDDATAQKRQVVVTLTHCDTSPKTSKTIAQRRLRHPGDGCVGRNQCEVCMRTLCSASSLQNHRMLHTGERPYACDRCDKSFPSVRGLNRHAQVHSAGRPHQCAQCGKTYVYQFNLTAHQLIHSSRKPHSCDVCSKRFMTKPELASHSRVHTNEKPYGCTLCGKKFRHLMTYNTHMRGHHRDMRYKCTTCGKGFVDPSNLKSHLRIHTGEKPYDCKVCGKRFTQTGHLKKHVMTQH, from the exons ATGATGAAAACTCATGAAGATTTTCAGCCTCAGTTCACATCTGTTATGGAAAACCTTTTGCATTCAGCTGTTTCTGAAATGACTAAACTCTTCGAGAATGCAGTGCAAGAAATGAAAGCAGAGTCGTTTCGGATGAAAAAACAGAACGATAATTTAAAAGATGACCGTTGTTTAGACGACAATCATATCCCTCAATGTAAAGGAAATCCATTCAAACGGGATATCGGCATACAGTGTGGTG TAACACCTACACTGGCAGAACGGTCCAGCAGTCCTTCCCAATATGGAGAATACGTCAAAGACATATTTTCAAGTTTGCCTCAAGGCCTTTTGCAGGATGGAAACCAACAGATTGCGTTGCTTCTTATCAAGCAAGAG GACTACACACCTAAGTGTCTCTTCCCAAAGCTGGTGGGGGACCAGCCTAAGCCCTTTCTGGTGCAGCAGATTCAGGTACCAGTTATGTCTCAACAAGCTGATCCGAGTCCATCAGATAAAACCACAGCCCCGTTCACCCataatccctctccctccccacctcaaTCTCTACAAGAACCTGCTCCATCAGCATCTGTTGAGACATCACAAATACAAGGATTTAATCCTTTAGACAGTCTCCATGCCTCTCTCGACCTGATGCCTGATATACAGGAGGAAAAGCCTGTCATGCTGCTGCAACCACCCACACCCATCTCAACAGATGCAGCCGATGGAAGCATGTCTGCAACGCCAAACGAGGCTGCCACCCCAAAAACAGAGCAAGTTGACTGTGAAATAGATCAGCAAAGCTTGAGATCACATCCAGTTACTCACCATGACCAGCCTAGAAGGACAAGCCCCAGGAAGTCAAAGTCAAAATACTGTTGTGTAGAGGCTCTGGAAACAGCCCAACCCCAGGCAAAAAATCTCTTGCAGGaaaatgatgatgacgatgCCACAGCCCAGAAGCGGCAAGTAGTGGTCACTTTAACCCACTGTGATACCTCTCCGAAGACTAGCAAGACGATAGCCCAGAGGAGATTACGTCACCCAGGCGATGGCTGCGTTGGTAGGAACCAGTGCGAGGTGTGTATGCGCACACTGTGCAGCGCATCATCCTTGCAGAACCACCGCATGCTGCACACAGGTGAGAGGCCATACGCCTGCGACCGTTGCGACAAGTCCTTCCCCAGCGTGCGTGGCCTCAACCGGCACGCACAGGTCCACTCTGCCGGCAGGCCTCACCAGTGTGCCCAGTGCGGCAAGACCTATGTCTACCAATTCAACCTCACAGCGCACCAGCTCATCCACAGCAGCAGGAAGCCGCACAGCTGTGACGTCTGCAGCAAGCGATTCATGACCAAGCCTGAGCTGGCCTCGCACTCGCGGGTGCACACCAACGAAAAGCCGTATGGGTGCACACTGTGCGGGAAAAAGTTCCGGCACCTCATGACATACAACACGCACATGCGGGGACACCACAGAGACATGCGTTACAAATGCACGACCTGCGGCAAAGGCTTTGTGGACCCCAGTAACTTGAAGTCGCACCTGCGCATACACACTGGGGAGAAGCCATACGACTGTAAGGTGTGTGGGAAGAGGTTCACACAGACAGGGCATCTCAAGAAACATGTTATGACACAACACTAG
- the LOC105889482 gene encoding zinc finger protein 184-like isoform X1 yields the protein MMKTHEDFQPQFTSVMENLLHSAVSEMTKLFENAVQEMKAESFRMKKQNDNLKDDRCLDDNHIPQCKGNPFKRDIGIQCGAVTPTLAERSSSPSQYGEYVKDIFSSLPQGLLQDGNQQIALLLIKQEDYTPKCLFPKLVGDQPKPFLVQQIQVPVMSQQADPSPSDKTTAPFTHNPSPSPPQSLQEPAPSASVETSQIQGFNPLDSLHASLDLMPDIQEEKPVMLLQPPTPISTDAADGSMSATPNEAATPKTEQVDCEIDQQSLRSHPVTHHDQPRRTSPRKSKSKYCCVEALETAQPQAKNLLQENDDDDATAQKRQVVVTLTHCDTSPKTSKTIAQRRLRHPGDGCVGRNQCEVCMRTLCSASSLQNHRMLHTGERPYACDRCDKSFPSVRGLNRHAQVHSAGRPHQCAQCGKTYVYQFNLTAHQLIHSSRKPHSCDVCSKRFMTKPELASHSRVHTNEKPYGCTLCGKKFRHLMTYNTHMRGHHRDMRYKCTTCGKGFVDPSNLKSHLRIHTGEKPYDCKVCGKRFTQTGHLKKHVMTQH from the exons ATGATGAAAACTCATGAAGATTTTCAGCCTCAGTTCACATCTGTTATGGAAAACCTTTTGCATTCAGCTGTTTCTGAAATGACTAAACTCTTCGAGAATGCAGTGCAAGAAATGAAAGCAGAGTCGTTTCGGATGAAAAAACAGAACGATAATTTAAAAGATGACCGTTGTTTAGACGACAATCATATCCCTCAATGTAAAGGAAATCCATTCAAACGGGATATCGGCATACAGTGTGGTG CAGTAACACCTACACTGGCAGAACGGTCCAGCAGTCCTTCCCAATATGGAGAATACGTCAAAGACATATTTTCAAGTTTGCCTCAAGGCCTTTTGCAGGATGGAAACCAACAGATTGCGTTGCTTCTTATCAAGCAAGAG GACTACACACCTAAGTGTCTCTTCCCAAAGCTGGTGGGGGACCAGCCTAAGCCCTTTCTGGTGCAGCAGATTCAGGTACCAGTTATGTCTCAACAAGCTGATCCGAGTCCATCAGATAAAACCACAGCCCCGTTCACCCataatccctctccctccccacctcaaTCTCTACAAGAACCTGCTCCATCAGCATCTGTTGAGACATCACAAATACAAGGATTTAATCCTTTAGACAGTCTCCATGCCTCTCTCGACCTGATGCCTGATATACAGGAGGAAAAGCCTGTCATGCTGCTGCAACCACCCACACCCATCTCAACAGATGCAGCCGATGGAAGCATGTCTGCAACGCCAAACGAGGCTGCCACCCCAAAAACAGAGCAAGTTGACTGTGAAATAGATCAGCAAAGCTTGAGATCACATCCAGTTACTCACCATGACCAGCCTAGAAGGACAAGCCCCAGGAAGTCAAAGTCAAAATACTGTTGTGTAGAGGCTCTGGAAACAGCCCAACCCCAGGCAAAAAATCTCTTGCAGGaaaatgatgatgacgatgCCACAGCCCAGAAGCGGCAAGTAGTGGTCACTTTAACCCACTGTGATACCTCTCCGAAGACTAGCAAGACGATAGCCCAGAGGAGATTACGTCACCCAGGCGATGGCTGCGTTGGTAGGAACCAGTGCGAGGTGTGTATGCGCACACTGTGCAGCGCATCATCCTTGCAGAACCACCGCATGCTGCACACAGGTGAGAGGCCATACGCCTGCGACCGTTGCGACAAGTCCTTCCCCAGCGTGCGTGGCCTCAACCGGCACGCACAGGTCCACTCTGCCGGCAGGCCTCACCAGTGTGCCCAGTGCGGCAAGACCTATGTCTACCAATTCAACCTCACAGCGCACCAGCTCATCCACAGCAGCAGGAAGCCGCACAGCTGTGACGTCTGCAGCAAGCGATTCATGACCAAGCCTGAGCTGGCCTCGCACTCGCGGGTGCACACCAACGAAAAGCCGTATGGGTGCACACTGTGCGGGAAAAAGTTCCGGCACCTCATGACATACAACACGCACATGCGGGGACACCACAGAGACATGCGTTACAAATGCACGACCTGCGGCAAAGGCTTTGTGGACCCCAGTAACTTGAAGTCGCACCTGCGCATACACACTGGGGAGAAGCCATACGACTGTAAGGTGTGTGGGAAGAGGTTCACACAGACAGGGCATCTCAAGAAACATGTTATGACACAACACTAG